The Candidatus Phaeomarinobacter ectocarpi genome includes a region encoding these proteins:
- a CDS encoding tyrosine-type recombinase/integrase, with translation MSRRFQKLTRQRMRALEAGKSLSEHGITFRRLPDGDGVYSVNIMVDRKRIHRSLGRESDGVTRSTAETFISNLRADARAGRLNLPKGRKISLTMRDAAPRYIDRLTEEGGKEIARKARRLDMALVPFLGDKPLEQISTFDVERYKKQRLSTPIVSRKKLKGGETLPNNTPATVNRELATLSHLIHKAEEWGWISKRQAKINRLPEDNGRITYLTAEQADALLEASKADQNIQIYPFILIGLRTSMRKSEILSIRRDNVDLTKNSIYLPNAKAGARTQPMPTSLAAYLARHIGTLPPGTPWLFPSPGAAGGHTTDVRKAFRRCVERAGLDPEQVVIHTLRHTAITHLVQAGVDLPTVKRISGHKTMIMVERYAHQSGAHIAAAMDKLDERFKKNSA, from the coding sequence ATGTCCAGACGATTTCAAAAACTGACGCGCCAGCGCATGCGCGCGCTTGAAGCCGGCAAGAGCTTGTCCGAGCACGGAATAACATTCCGCCGCCTGCCGGACGGCGACGGAGTCTATTCAGTCAACATTATGGTTGACCGCAAGCGTATCCATCGCAGCCTTGGCCGCGAGTCCGATGGCGTCACCCGTTCTACTGCCGAGACCTTCATCAGCAATCTGCGTGCGGACGCCCGTGCAGGCCGACTTAACCTACCCAAGGGCCGAAAGATCAGCCTCACCATGCGCGATGCCGCCCCGCGATATATTGACCGCCTGACGGAAGAGGGTGGCAAGGAGATTGCCCGCAAGGCACGACGTCTGGACATGGCCTTGGTGCCTTTTCTTGGCGACAAGCCTCTCGAGCAGATTTCGACTTTTGATGTGGAACGCTACAAGAAGCAACGGCTATCAACACCGATTGTCTCCCGCAAGAAACTGAAGGGCGGCGAGACACTGCCAAACAACACACCCGCGACGGTAAACCGTGAATTGGCCACACTCTCGCACCTGATACACAAGGCCGAGGAGTGGGGATGGATTTCCAAACGACAGGCCAAGATCAACCGACTGCCCGAAGACAATGGGCGCATCACTTATCTCACCGCTGAGCAGGCTGATGCCTTGCTCGAAGCATCCAAGGCCGATCAAAACATCCAGATATATCCCTTTATCTTGATCGGTCTCCGGACCAGCATGCGGAAGAGCGAGATCCTCTCGATCCGTCGCGACAACGTGGATCTCACAAAAAACAGCATCTACCTACCCAACGCGAAAGCTGGCGCGCGGACGCAGCCCATGCCCACCTCGCTTGCGGCATACCTCGCCAGACACATAGGCACACTGCCTCCGGGCACCCCTTGGCTATTCCCGTCACCTGGCGCCGCAGGAGGTCATACCACCGACGTCCGAAAGGCCTTCCGGCGATGTGTTGAACGCGCAGGCCTTGACCCCGAACAAGTCGTCATCCACACGCTGCGGCATACGGCCATCACTCACTTGGTGCAGGCCGGGGTGGACCTGCCGACAGTGAAACGGATCAGTGGCCATAAGACCATGATCATGGTGGAACGCTACGCCCACCAGTCCGGCGCGCACATAGCGGCCGCCATGGACAAACTGGACGAGCGATTCAAAAAGAACAGCGCCTGA
- a CDS encoding AAA family ATPase, whose product MIKELEFKSWLEQGGAQAEKGRSSRAYAIRTIERNLAALGMPYQDLDEAWEADRFEMLRERLGEIRLDARDGGQEYRILMPDSENPLNRLSAWGSWLGQYGRFLAGDPPGAVKDADRIRQYVLEHYIEPARDEGGDHVEVLVRDVNQALGLKEAWPNICQALGGRIFQDMAQVPEPERIGADQSSATVFRFDLRGQLINQSALEKLRKRFIALCPDFQSFVEPGTGWAKSEKAYKAAAIERVQSALAEDVTDEILGKNVFEILKTAAKDGPLVRWQTEDAIAKSAAALLAEFYAIIGQLVRSKQPPETALKTSHDSLDALRARGAPSLTYGERINILSSALAMARPSAMAPLKITRINEVWEALTGEKLFVEAKANMATEYRRLADGFARLLEIMRDDWHWDPQDWLDIQGFLWIASDKTAAALTDEDETDDESELPEKPMSISPVNLILYGPPGTGKTFSTAADAVRLCGESVPENRAELMTTYQRLLSAGRIEFVTFHQSMSYEDFVEGQQPTTGTEGGEGAESAGFRLETVQGIFRRIARRAETSRGSSSGSGSVTLDGRHVYKMSIGRWNVEEDARFFEEAIQGGHTLLGWENIDWSDERYSEPSQILETCRKEGTISDTVNAQSGQVSQVDYFRNRMKVGDFIIVSKGNYLFRAIGQVTGEYEYSPRPDTEMCHRRSVNWLWIDEEGVSVREIYQNNFMQQAIYQLNVDSLNTPLFERYMNARQSETPSAPEPFVLIIDEINRANISQVFGELITLLESDKRLNEPNELRVRLPYSGDEFGVPSNLHILGTMNTADRSIALLDTALRRRFTFREMMPDPSVLEEPAQKCGIDLPLLLSKINERIEYLYDREHQIGHAYFTACSSLADVDHVMRHKIIPLLAEYFFEDWAKVAAVLGDLTSQEGPVEGGFLNRSTLQTPPGLEDGDAIPRFRWKVRSVDEGFDYGKLVGA is encoded by the coding sequence ATGATAAAAGAGCTCGAATTTAAATCATGGCTCGAACAGGGTGGTGCTCAAGCGGAAAAAGGCCGCAGTTCACGCGCATATGCCATCCGAACCATAGAACGGAATCTTGCCGCGCTGGGAATGCCGTATCAGGACCTCGACGAAGCGTGGGAAGCTGATAGGTTCGAAATGCTCCGGGAGCGCCTGGGAGAAATACGGCTGGACGCTCGCGACGGTGGGCAAGAATACCGGATCCTGATGCCGGACTCCGAAAACCCCCTTAACAGGCTCTCCGCCTGGGGGAGTTGGTTGGGTCAGTATGGGCGGTTTCTGGCGGGTGATCCTCCAGGGGCGGTCAAGGATGCTGATCGGATACGACAATATGTCCTCGAGCATTACATCGAGCCCGCACGGGACGAAGGTGGCGACCACGTCGAAGTGCTGGTCCGCGACGTAAACCAGGCTCTTGGCCTCAAGGAGGCATGGCCCAACATCTGCCAGGCGCTTGGCGGCCGCATATTTCAGGACATGGCGCAGGTACCGGAACCCGAACGGATCGGTGCCGACCAAAGCTCAGCCACTGTATTTCGCTTCGATTTGCGGGGGCAACTCATCAACCAATCGGCGCTTGAAAAACTACGCAAGAGGTTCATCGCCCTTTGCCCTGACTTTCAGAGTTTCGTTGAACCTGGAACCGGCTGGGCCAAGAGTGAGAAAGCCTACAAGGCCGCGGCAATCGAGCGGGTCCAATCGGCTCTTGCGGAAGATGTAACCGATGAGATTCTCGGCAAGAACGTCTTTGAGATACTGAAAACAGCTGCCAAGGATGGCCCCCTCGTCCGATGGCAGACCGAGGATGCGATCGCTAAGAGCGCCGCGGCCTTGCTGGCAGAATTCTACGCGATCATCGGTCAACTGGTTCGGTCAAAGCAACCACCAGAGACTGCCCTGAAGACTTCGCATGACTCTCTTGATGCGTTGCGCGCACGTGGTGCTCCGTCGCTCACCTATGGTGAGCGGATCAATATTCTGTCTTCGGCCTTGGCCATGGCGCGACCGAGCGCAATGGCCCCACTCAAAATCACCCGCATAAACGAGGTGTGGGAAGCGTTGACCGGTGAAAAGTTATTTGTGGAAGCCAAGGCAAACATGGCGACGGAGTATCGCCGCCTCGCTGACGGGTTCGCAAGGTTGCTCGAAATCATGCGAGACGATTGGCATTGGGATCCGCAGGATTGGCTCGACATCCAAGGGTTCCTTTGGATCGCTAGTGACAAGACCGCCGCAGCACTGACCGATGAAGACGAGACCGATGACGAGAGTGAACTCCCGGAGAAGCCCATGTCGATTTCACCCGTTAATCTCATTCTTTATGGCCCGCCTGGGACAGGGAAGACATTCTCCACTGCAGCCGATGCGGTGCGCTTGTGCGGTGAATCGGTCCCGGAAAATCGGGCCGAGCTCATGACCACCTATCAACGACTTTTGTCGGCTGGGCGCATCGAGTTTGTCACCTTCCACCAGTCGATGAGCTATGAGGATTTTGTCGAGGGTCAGCAGCCGACTACCGGAACAGAGGGGGGCGAGGGGGCGGAGTCCGCCGGATTCCGGTTGGAGACGGTCCAAGGAATATTCAGACGGATCGCACGGCGCGCCGAGACCAGTCGAGGATCATCTTCGGGAAGCGGCAGTGTCACCTTGGATGGTCGACACGTGTACAAAATGTCAATCGGTCGATGGAACGTTGAAGAAGATGCAAGATTCTTCGAGGAGGCAATTCAGGGTGGCCACACATTGCTGGGTTGGGAAAACATCGACTGGAGTGATGAAAGATACTCTGAACCTTCACAGATACTGGAGACCTGCCGGAAAGAGGGGACGATCTCTGACACGGTCAATGCTCAGTCAGGGCAAGTGTCACAGGTGGACTATTTCCGCAACCGTATGAAAGTCGGAGACTTCATCATCGTCTCTAAGGGAAATTATCTGTTTCGGGCTATCGGACAGGTTACAGGTGAATACGAGTACAGCCCGAGACCTGACACAGAGATGTGCCATCGGCGATCCGTGAATTGGCTTTGGATTGATGAAGAGGGGGTTTCGGTTCGGGAGATATACCAAAACAACTTCATGCAGCAGGCGATCTACCAGCTCAATGTGGATAGCCTCAACACACCTTTGTTTGAGCGATACATGAATGCTAGGCAATCTGAGACACCATCGGCACCAGAGCCATTCGTCCTGATCATCGACGAGATCAACCGGGCAAACATCTCCCAGGTTTTCGGCGAACTCATTACGCTGCTCGAATCCGACAAGCGGCTGAACGAGCCCAACGAACTCAGGGTTCGACTACCATACTCCGGCGATGAGTTCGGGGTGCCGTCCAACCTGCATATCCTTGGCACAATGAACACGGCTGATAGGTCGATTGCGCTTCTCGACACCGCCCTCAGGCGTCGCTTTACATTCCGTGAGATGATGCCTGACCCATCCGTCCTCGAAGAACCTGCGCAGAAGTGCGGGATTGATCTGCCGTTACTTCTCTCCAAGATCAATGAGCGCATCGAGTATCTTTATGATCGCGAACACCAGATTGGTCATGCCTACTTTACCGCGTGTAGCTCCCTTGCCGATGTTGATCATGTTATGCGGCACAAGATCATCCCGCTGCTGGCTGAATATTTCTTTGAGGATTGGGCCAAGGTTGCGGCGGTGCTTGGCGATCTCACGTCTCAAGAGGGCCCAGTCGAAGGCGGCTTCCTCAATCGCTCAACCCTCCAAACACCTCCTGGGTTGGAAGATGGTGACGCGATTCCTCGGTTTCGATGGAAAGTACGGTCGGTGGACGAAGGATTCGATTACGGAAAGCTGGTCGGGGCATGA
- a CDS encoding McrC family protein, with protein sequence MIRRTIREWEQISYGSGDAEISEAHADRLAAVAHASVFSGRGGEGVLEHGRKGLRARGVVGVISTPGCQLEILPKIEGGSETNVSDATLRARLIHMLAVTYDLPIEVSAMTQLGWQRETILELLIRLFCAKLTNAVRHGMPRQYLAREEDLSTLRGRLNVTRQFSRLAVSPQKLACRFDALSPDIALNRVMRAAVSKLLRISGEPDNQRALRELSFVYADVADVSPSELRWDQIVLDRTNRSWRDLLSLARLFLSDRHQQTSAGAIEGHALLFEMNVLFEKYIERVLSRALAGTSFRVSSQGGNRSCLYEGDLGLFRTRPDIIIRQGEEVVLIIDTKWKRMTPRIDDPKQGVSQADVYQLMAYGRLYDCPNVVLLYPHHGELPPDPICQRYSIATNEAHEKLIVATQDLTGTQRNHKDALRKLVRNCLDHETKLKAHNKHGEQLFDAV encoded by the coding sequence ATGATCCGTCGTACGATCCGTGAGTGGGAGCAAATCAGCTACGGATCTGGCGATGCAGAGATCTCAGAAGCGCATGCAGACCGTCTCGCAGCAGTCGCGCACGCCTCGGTCTTTTCTGGTCGGGGCGGTGAGGGTGTGCTGGAACATGGCCGGAAGGGCTTGCGCGCACGCGGAGTCGTTGGCGTCATTTCGACTCCCGGCTGCCAGCTAGAGATTCTTCCAAAGATCGAGGGTGGAAGCGAGACCAATGTTTCCGACGCGACCCTCCGCGCTCGCCTCATTCACATGCTCGCGGTGACCTACGATCTGCCAATCGAGGTCTCCGCCATGACGCAGCTCGGCTGGCAGCGCGAGACGATACTGGAACTCCTGATACGTTTGTTTTGCGCAAAGCTCACGAATGCGGTCCGCCATGGGATGCCGCGGCAATACCTCGCACGCGAGGAAGACCTGTCGACGCTTCGAGGACGCCTGAACGTAACGCGGCAATTTTCTAGACTTGCAGTCTCACCACAAAAGCTAGCATGCCGTTTCGATGCCCTTTCTCCCGACATCGCACTGAACCGGGTTATGCGGGCTGCGGTCAGCAAGCTTTTGCGCATATCCGGCGAACCGGATAACCAGCGCGCGTTGAGGGAACTGAGTTTCGTCTATGCCGACGTCGCGGATGTTTCTCCGAGTGAGCTTCGGTGGGACCAAATTGTGCTTGATCGTACGAACCGAAGTTGGCGCGATCTTCTTTCCCTGGCCCGTCTCTTCCTCTCGGATAGGCATCAACAAACGAGCGCGGGGGCTATAGAGGGCCATGCCCTGCTCTTCGAGATGAACGTTCTTTTCGAAAAATACATCGAACGGGTCCTTTCGCGGGCGCTCGCTGGCACGAGCTTCCGCGTATCGTCGCAAGGAGGAAACCGGTCTTGTCTTTATGAAGGCGACTTAGGCCTGTTTCGGACGCGCCCAGACATCATCATCCGGCAGGGCGAGGAGGTCGTGCTGATCATCGACACCAAATGGAAACGCATGACCCCGCGTATCGACGACCCGAAGCAAGGTGTCAGTCAAGCGGACGTGTACCAGCTGATGGCGTACGGTAGGCTTTACGACTGTCCTAATGTTGTCTTGCTCTATCCGCATCACGGGGAGTTACCTCCTGATCCGATCTGTCAACGGTATTCAATCGCGACAAACGAAGCGCACGAGAAGCTGATCGTAGCGACCCAGGATCTCACCGGCACGCAACGGAACCACAAGGATGCTCTTCGAAAATTAGTCCGGAATTGCTTGGATCATGAAACCAAACTGAAAGCACACAATAAGCACGGGGAGCAGCTTTTCGATGCGGTTTGA
- a CDS encoding helix-turn-helix domain-containing protein has product MEVERISVTAYPDGRLDTENASRYLGLSPKTLAIMRSQGTGPAFIKRGRIFYFLDDLQKWIELQPRVRSCAQARVVGL; this is encoded by the coding sequence ATGGAAGTCGAGAGAATTAGTGTCACGGCATATCCAGACGGTCGGTTGGATACAGAGAATGCATCTCGATACCTGGGCCTTAGCCCAAAAACTCTGGCGATAATGAGGTCGCAGGGAACCGGACCAGCTTTTATAAAGCGAGGCCGGATCTTCTACTTTTTGGACGATTTGCAGAAGTGGATCGAGCTGCAGCCGCGGGTTCGCAGTTGCGCTCAGGCTCGTGTTGTTGGGCTCTGA
- a CDS encoding alpha/beta fold hydrolase, with translation MFVELKGRRIFFDVDGEKLAPDGPVLREKPTLIAIHGAPGISDHAAMKPWFKDLRDHMQVIYLDLPGAGRSDGLPDPSDYSLEHWADDVADFSRALGIEKPFVLGISGGGFVAQAYAIKYSDATSGVVFAGTQAKMNTERSIAVFKRLGGAPAEEAARALLTTDLTPDAVQAFNQHCMPLYSQTPQDPNAAARMIYREELARAFHQPDTGIWYTMDLLTDLARVTCPVLVLAGEEDPITPIEDSEDIVAALTSADVQFARMAGCGHATWRDKQQESFGIIKEFVARNWTSA, from the coding sequence ATGTTCGTTGAGCTGAAAGGTCGCCGCATCTTCTTTGATGTTGATGGTGAAAAACTGGCGCCGGATGGACCGGTCCTGCGCGAAAAACCAACGCTTATCGCGATCCATGGCGCGCCGGGCATTTCCGATCATGCGGCCATGAAACCCTGGTTCAAGGACCTGCGTGACCACATGCAGGTCATCTATCTTGACCTGCCTGGCGCTGGACGCAGCGACGGTTTGCCGGACCCCTCAGACTATTCACTGGAGCACTGGGCGGACGACGTTGCTGACTTCTCCAGGGCCCTGGGCATCGAAAAGCCCTTCGTGCTTGGCATATCCGGTGGCGGCTTCGTCGCCCAGGCCTATGCGATCAAGTATTCGGACGCCACAAGCGGTGTGGTGTTTGCCGGCACCCAGGCCAAAATGAACACCGAGCGTTCGATCGCCGTGTTCAAGCGTCTGGGCGGCGCACCGGCGGAAGAGGCAGCCCGTGCGCTGCTCACCACCGACCTGACACCCGACGCGGTTCAGGCCTTCAACCAACACTGCATGCCGCTTTACTCGCAAACCCCTCAGGACCCCAACGCGGCCGCAAGAATGATCTATCGCGAGGAACTGGCCCGGGCTTTCCACCAGCCCGACACCGGCATCTGGTACACGATGGATCTGCTGACTGATCTCGCCCGTGTCACCTGTCCCGTCCTGGTCCTTGCGGGTGAGGAAGACCCCATCACGCCCATCGAAGATTCTGAAGATATTGTCGCCGCTCTGACATCGGCAGACGTTCAGTTTGCGCGGATGGCAGGATGCGG